One genomic window of Candidatus Pseudobacter hemicellulosilyticus includes the following:
- a CDS encoding MFS transporter: MTWTIANPARQVSLFSLLAVTSLGYFVDGYDLIIFSVVRKASIIDLGLASTEEQIKNIGIGLENWQSAGLLLGGIIWGILGDKLGRIKILYGSIAIYSIANFANGFLSPEWGNVYTWYAALRLLSGFGLAGELGAGITLASEAMATNKRGYGSMAIAGIGLLGFVTAAWLGSLNVFKWNTLFIIGGVAGFVLLLFRVGIYESSVYLLQRRASVARGSFFSLFTNRTRFRKFMLCILVGLPMFFVIGLPIKFASNMARAFGIEGVSVPTALITFYLALALGDVLCIYLSQKLKSRKKPLLLFNILNLIIVLAFIFLQPANANQYHYIYCPLLGLSVGYWAMLTTNAAEQFGTNLRATVAVSVPNFVRASFIPIALLFTSIETTLGTIYSAAIVGVACSLVGIISTVFTEETFNKNLDYAE, from the coding sequence ATGACTTGGACAATTGCAAACCCCGCCAGGCAGGTTTCCCTGTTCTCCCTGCTGGCAGTCACCTCTCTCGGCTATTTCGTGGATGGATACGACCTCATCATTTTTAGTGTGGTCAGGAAAGCCAGCATCATTGACCTCGGGCTGGCCTCCACCGAAGAGCAGATAAAGAACATTGGTATCGGACTTGAGAACTGGCAGAGCGCCGGCCTGCTCCTGGGCGGTATCATCTGGGGGATCCTCGGCGATAAGCTGGGCAGGATCAAGATCCTCTACGGTTCCATCGCTATTTACTCCATCGCCAATTTCGCCAATGGCTTCCTGTCGCCCGAATGGGGTAACGTATATACCTGGTATGCAGCCCTGCGACTGCTAAGCGGATTCGGCCTGGCGGGCGAGCTGGGGGCAGGCATCACCCTGGCCAGTGAAGCTATGGCCACCAATAAACGGGGTTATGGCTCTATGGCCATTGCCGGTATCGGCCTGCTCGGTTTTGTAACAGCCGCCTGGCTGGGAAGCCTCAATGTATTCAAATGGAATACGTTATTCATCATCGGTGGCGTAGCAGGCTTTGTATTACTCCTGTTTCGGGTAGGCATCTATGAGTCCAGTGTGTACCTGTTACAACGCCGTGCCTCCGTTGCCCGCGGCTCCTTCTTTTCCCTGTTTACCAACAGGACCCGCTTCAGAAAATTCATGCTCTGCATACTGGTTGGCCTGCCCATGTTCTTCGTGATTGGCCTGCCTATAAAGTTTGCCTCTAATATGGCGCGGGCTTTCGGCATAGAAGGAGTTTCCGTTCCCACGGCGCTCATCACGTTTTACCTGGCGCTGGCACTGGGGGATGTCCTTTGCATTTACCTCAGCCAAAAATTAAAAAGCCGAAAAAAGCCACTTCTTCTATTCAATATTTTAAATTTGATCATTGTTCTGGCTTTTATCTTCCTACAGCCGGCCAACGCTAACCAATACCATTATATCTACTGCCCCCTGTTAGGTCTAAGTGTTGGATATTGGGCCATGCTGACGACCAATGCAGCTGAACAATTTGGAACCAACCTGCGGGCAACCGTGGCCGTATCTGTCCCTAATTTCGTCAGGGCAAGCTTTATTCCGATAGCCTTGCTCTTCACCTCGATCGAAACTACCCTTGGTACTATTTATTCCGCAGCCATTGTAGGCGTTGCCTGCTCCCTGGTTGGCATTATCAGCACTGTGTTTACCGAAGAAACATTTAATAAAAATCTGGACTATGCGGAATAA
- a CDS encoding thioredoxin family protein — translation MSRKGPKSNIASKVYLLLFFILTMENTHGFAQGNNSKNEEIHEYRKFIGADDKQLKVGDEMVDIPLGTVINGHLEKTKFSDYYDKLIILDFWTTGCSNCIAAFPKMQKLQDEFNEKIQVFLVNSFENEEQISRRLKQKHLQGYSAASLPMIVNAVDLLKLFPHLGVPHHVWIYKGKIVLIGSHLNTYSEKIKALLEGRVITFMRDDNNSRSYDEDDAPYFKLIDKYTSSIVQYSSFFTTHNNYVAPLGQARVTKDTIAKTSRYSYINFDVLELYAKTLSERYREKWAGKLVGPNNIEYLDFFVLNTEDTLSLTCNYLKNGQTDEQFVKNHFCFEQVVPQDISDEERRIYMLQDLNRYFGNLLHTECLLIPVKIPCYVIVQKQVSVEGNASGMKNGGRDSDSVKYLDCQLSDAILNSLTDLFRKTATPRPYVFDESGRKIKGDFTFPLWGPADNLDSFKSAIACYNLDIVKTERVREMLIIKNK, via the coding sequence ATGAGTAGGAAAGGACCTAAATCAAATATTGCATCAAAAGTATATCTCCTGCTATTTTTTATCCTAACAATGGAGAATACCCATGGTTTCGCTCAAGGAAACAACTCGAAAAATGAGGAGATTCACGAGTATAGAAAATTTATCGGAGCGGATGATAAACAACTTAAAGTTGGGGATGAGATGGTGGACATACCGCTAGGGACGGTTATAAATGGCCACTTAGAAAAAACAAAGTTTTCGGATTATTATGACAAATTAATCATTTTAGATTTTTGGACAACCGGTTGTTCTAATTGCATTGCTGCATTTCCCAAGATGCAAAAACTTCAAGATGAGTTTAATGAAAAAATTCAAGTGTTTCTTGTGAATTCATTCGAAAACGAGGAACAAATTTCTCGCAGACTGAAGCAAAAACACTTGCAAGGATATTCGGCAGCGTCACTTCCTATGATTGTTAATGCAGTGGATCTTTTGAAGTTATTTCCACATTTAGGTGTTCCACACCATGTTTGGATTTACAAAGGTAAAATCGTCTTAATAGGGTCTCATTTAAACACCTATAGTGAAAAAATAAAGGCTCTATTAGAGGGAAGAGTAATCACCTTTATGAGAGATGATAATAACAGCAGGAGTTATGATGAAGATGATGCCCCGTATTTTAAGCTAATTGATAAATATACATCATCAATTGTGCAGTATAGCTCTTTCTTCACAACACATAATAATTACGTGGCCCCCTTGGGTCAGGCAAGAGTGACAAAAGATACTATTGCCAAAACCTCAAGATATTCATACATTAATTTTGATGTGCTGGAATTATATGCAAAAACGCTTAGTGAAAGGTATAGGGAAAAATGGGCAGGTAAATTGGTAGGACCTAATAATATTGAATATTTGGATTTTTTCGTGCTGAATACCGAAGATACTTTGAGTCTTACATGTAATTACCTTAAGAATGGGCAGACTGATGAACAGTTTGTAAAAAATCATTTTTGCTTTGAACAGGTAGTTCCTCAAGATATTTCAGATGAAGAAAGAAGGATCTATATGCTGCAGGATTTAAACCGCTATTTTGGCAATCTTCTACATACTGAATGCCTCCTTATTCCAGTTAAAATACCATGCTACGTAATAGTTCAAAAGCAAGTTTCTGTCGAGGGTAATGCTTCAGGGATGAAAAATGGTGGGAGAGATTCGGATTCAGTAAAGTATTTAGATTGTCAGTTAAGTGATGCAATACTGAATTCATTGACAGATTTGTTTAGGAAGACCGCTACTCCGAGGCCATATGTCTTTGATGAATCAGGCCGAAAAATAAAGGGTGACTTTACATTTCCTTTATGGGGACCCGCTGATAACCTAGATAGCTTTAAGTCTGCTATCGCCTGCTACAACTTAGATATTGTCAAAACCGAGCGTGTCCGAGAAATGCTTATTATCAAAAACAAATGA
- a CDS encoding zinc-dependent metalloprotease, whose product MLVKSPLIIVIVFCVACGALRKSDYNRRELNNNVSVVNLKKDSLTADTSFLPFEKLIKKNAISQRGLFTIHKVEGKYYFQIPDSLLKRDILIVNRIIRSAAENRPMEGYMGYGGDQIGESIVQFTRNVNKVYITKSSYSIRSTDSTENGLSRAVNNSNVQPIIAAFDLKAITPDSSGIVIDITDLIKSDSYLLFFSPDMKSSFGIGALQEDKSYIDTIVSFPKNTEIRVVKTYAAAGSARFFTFELNSSIILLPRSVMPSRHEDPRIGYFGRAYIDFDLNPQGISQPAFINRWRLEPRSEDEEKYLRGELVEPKKPIVYYIDPATPKKWIPYLIKGVNDWQKAFELAGFKNAIYAIEAPTNNPGWSLEDAAHNVLVYKPSRVSNASGPIITDPRSGEILESHVNWYHNIMQLMHDWYMIQAGAVDDRARKPIYNDSLMGELIRYVCSHEIGHTLGLTHNFGASSTIPVEKLRDKDWLSKNGHTPSIMDYARFNYVAQPEDSIDVNTLIPKIGVYDEWAIEWGYRWLPQLKSFDEERKFMNSWIIQRTSLDPQLYFGFEVLLGPRNQSEDLGNNPMIAGTYGIKNLKRIIPHLEEWTQKPGEGYNNFRLMYGELVNQYKRYLRHVVNYVGSQIITPKTVEEKGVVYSYAKAEDQREAIRFLQDQLFTTPEWLIDKKYFALINQGTPWHLLSIQEPVLQSILSLDVLFNLMICETISNTPSYTSKQLLNDMYEGIWKELKSKKTIDIYRRNLQKAHIYQLAKLLTPPSNEGSINGGLTMAEYSFSLKSDLPSLIKEHLRGIKANISKAADQCSDSMSLAHLKEMNIFISDIMTKNSRGLMSSSQLQSGVKNTILFNVFNNLHSIKNVKFHEIQSVGNCWNSSEEW is encoded by the coding sequence ATGCTTGTAAAATCACCATTAATCATTGTTATTGTATTTTGTGTTGCTTGTGGAGCCCTAAGAAAAAGTGATTATAATAGAAGGGAATTGAATAACAATGTTTCAGTTGTAAATCTGAAAAAGGATTCGCTAACTGCTGATACCAGCTTTTTGCCATTTGAAAAATTGATTAAAAAAAATGCTATTTCTCAAAGAGGTCTATTTACTATTCATAAGGTCGAAGGAAAATATTATTTCCAAATTCCTGATTCTCTGCTTAAGCGTGATATTTTAATCGTTAATAGAATTATTAGATCTGCTGCTGAAAATAGGCCAATGGAAGGTTATATGGGATATGGCGGTGATCAGATAGGTGAAAGTATAGTGCAGTTTACAAGAAATGTTAACAAGGTATATATAACAAAATCTTCATATTCTATACGCTCGACTGATAGTACTGAAAATGGCCTATCTAGGGCGGTTAATAATTCAAACGTACAACCTATTATTGCTGCTTTCGATCTAAAAGCAATAACTCCTGATAGCTCTGGAATTGTTATAGATATTACTGATCTTATAAAAAGTGATAGTTATCTTTTGTTTTTTTCACCTGATATGAAATCTAGTTTTGGGATTGGAGCTTTACAGGAAGATAAATCTTATATTGATACCATAGTTTCGTTCCCCAAAAACACAGAAATTAGGGTTGTTAAAACTTATGCGGCGGCAGGAAGTGCCAGATTCTTCACTTTTGAATTAAATAGTTCTATTATTTTGCTTCCAAGGAGTGTTATGCCTTCTAGGCATGAAGATCCTAGGATTGGTTATTTTGGACGTGCCTACATTGATTTTGACTTAAATCCACAGGGCATAAGTCAACCTGCTTTTATTAATCGTTGGAGATTGGAGCCTCGTTCTGAAGACGAAGAAAAGTATTTACGTGGAGAATTGGTAGAGCCTAAAAAGCCCATCGTATATTATATTGATCCTGCAACACCTAAAAAATGGATTCCATATTTGATTAAGGGTGTAAATGATTGGCAAAAAGCTTTTGAATTGGCTGGATTTAAAAATGCAATATACGCGATAGAGGCTCCGACGAACAATCCAGGATGGAGCTTGGAAGATGCTGCACATAATGTGTTGGTTTACAAGCCGTCACGTGTATCCAATGCAAGTGGGCCTATAATTACCGACCCCAGGAGTGGTGAAATCTTGGAATCACATGTTAATTGGTATCATAATATTATGCAATTAATGCATGATTGGTATATGATCCAAGCAGGTGCTGTTGATGACAGAGCCAGAAAACCCATATATAATGACTCCTTGATGGGAGAATTAATCAGATATGTTTGCTCACATGAGATTGGGCATACTCTGGGGTTGACGCATAATTTTGGTGCTAGTTCTACAATTCCAGTTGAAAAGCTTCGTGATAAGGATTGGCTGTCAAAAAATGGGCATACTCCTTCGATTATGGACTATGCTAGGTTTAATTATGTTGCTCAGCCAGAAGATAGTATTGATGTTAATACATTAATTCCGAAAATTGGGGTTTATGATGAATGGGCGATAGAGTGGGGATATAGATGGCTACCTCAGTTGAAAAGTTTTGATGAAGAAAGGAAATTTATGAATAGTTGGATTATCCAGCGAACTAGTTTGGATCCTCAATTATATTTTGGCTTTGAAGTTCTTCTTGGACCTCGTAACCAATCAGAAGACTTGGGAAATAATCCAATGATTGCTGGAACCTACGGAATAAAAAATTTAAAACGCATTATTCCACATTTGGAAGAATGGACACAAAAGCCAGGTGAAGGGTATAATAATTTCAGGCTAATGTACGGAGAATTGGTCAATCAGTATAAAAGATACTTGCGGCATGTTGTGAATTATGTCGGGAGCCAAATCATTACTCCAAAAACAGTTGAAGAAAAAGGAGTTGTTTATTCATATGCAAAGGCAGAAGATCAGCGTGAAGCGATCAGATTTTTACAAGATCAATTATTTACTACCCCTGAATGGTTAATTGATAAGAAATATTTCGCTTTAATTAACCAAGGGACACCTTGGCACCTACTGTCTATTCAGGAACCAGTACTTCAAAGTATCTTGTCATTAGATGTATTATTCAATTTGATGATATGCGAAACTATAAGTAATACTCCCTCCTATACCAGCAAGCAATTGCTAAATGATATGTATGAAGGAATTTGGAAAGAGTTAAAGTCAAAAAAAACTATAGACATTTATCGCCGAAACTTGCAAAAAGCCCACATTTATCAACTGGCCAAGCTTTTAACACCACCGTCGAATGAGGGAAGTATCAATGGAGGATTGACTATGGCTGAATATTCCTTTAGTCTTAAAAGTGATTTGCCTTCACTTATAAAAGAGCATCTAAGAGGTATAAAGGCAAATATTAGCAAGGCTGCTGATCAATGTAGTGATTCAATGTCCTTAGCGCATTTAAAGGAAATGAATATCTTTATATCTGACATAATGACAAAAAATAGCCGGGGTTTAATGAGTTCATCTCAGTTACAAAGTGGTGTAAAAAATACAATATTATTTAATGTTTTTAATAATTTGCATTCTATTAAAAATGTTAAGTTTCATGAAATTCAATCAGTAGGAAATTGTTGGAATTCTAGTGAAGAATGGTAA
- a CDS encoding type 1 glutamine amidotransferase domain-containing protein, translating into MQQKFKSILPGILALLVLAGSCKQSENKKEGSAEEQTNQTASTMKKKILFVVTSHDTKGSTGEKTGYYLGEVSHPWDVLTEAGYEIDFVSPQGGNPPVDGFDLSDSVNKKFWDDSLYHEKITHSLTPDQVNQADYQAIFYAGGHGAMWDLPITATIDTIASKIYENNGIVAAVCHGPAGLVNIQLSNGDYLVKGKKVNGFTNEEETIVKLTKVVPFLLEDKLKERGGIYEKSAPWQPHVTVDQRLITGQNPQSAKGVGEAIVKELEKQKQ; encoded by the coding sequence ATGCAACAAAAATTCAAAAGCATCCTGCCGGGAATCCTGGCCCTGCTCGTTCTGGCAGGCAGCTGCAAGCAGTCGGAAAACAAAAAGGAAGGATCCGCGGAAGAACAAACGAATCAAACAGCATCTACCATGAAAAAGAAAATATTATTCGTGGTGACCAGCCACGATACCAAAGGTAGTACCGGTGAGAAAACCGGCTATTACCTGGGCGAAGTATCCCACCCCTGGGACGTGCTAACCGAAGCCGGGTATGAGATCGATTTTGTAAGCCCGCAAGGCGGTAACCCGCCTGTTGACGGTTTCGATCTTTCAGACTCCGTGAACAAAAAGTTCTGGGACGACAGCCTTTATCACGAAAAGATCACCCATAGTCTTACCCCGGATCAGGTAAACCAGGCCGACTACCAGGCTATCTTTTATGCCGGCGGCCATGGCGCCATGTGGGATCTGCCGATTACAGCAACTATTGATACTATCGCTTCAAAGATCTATGAGAACAACGGCATTGTGGCTGCAGTATGTCATGGTCCGGCAGGGCTCGTCAATATTCAGCTTAGCAACGGTGATTACCTGGTCAAGGGTAAAAAGGTTAATGGCTTTACTAATGAAGAAGAAACCATCGTGAAACTGACTAAGGTTGTGCCCTTCCTGCTGGAAGACAAACTGAAAGAACGCGGTGGGATCTATGAAAAATCGGCTCCCTGGCAGCCGCATGTAACGGTGGACCAGCGCCTGATCACCGGACAAAATCCACAGTCGGCCAAAGGAGTAGGCGAAGCAATCGTGAAAGAGCTGGAAAAACAAAAGCAATGA
- a CDS encoding NAD(P)H-dependent oxidoreductase: MQKIFVINGGQHFAHSGGKFNKTLVEWDTAYFSPENGFELTTTDINEAYDPVAEVEKFTNADIVIYHTPVWWFGLPHKFKEYLDKVFTAGHRKGIYYSDGRKKETPHLNYGTGGEMHGRSYMLTTTWNAPETAFTLPGEFFRQTSVDDGVMFGFHRMNAFTGMDKLDSFHFHDLEKNATPERIRNYQQQYLAHLQALIPACKVQIAV; this comes from the coding sequence ATGCAAAAAATATTCGTCATCAACGGAGGACAGCATTTCGCTCATTCCGGCGGTAAATTCAATAAAACCCTGGTAGAATGGGATACAGCCTATTTCTCCCCGGAAAATGGATTCGAACTGACCACTACAGATATCAATGAAGCTTACGATCCCGTAGCAGAAGTAGAGAAATTCACCAATGCCGATATCGTGATCTACCATACACCCGTCTGGTGGTTTGGACTTCCCCATAAATTCAAGGAATACCTGGATAAAGTATTTACTGCGGGACACCGGAAAGGGATCTATTACAGTGATGGCCGCAAAAAAGAAACCCCTCACCTTAACTATGGTACAGGCGGAGAGATGCATGGACGTAGTTATATGCTGACCACTACCTGGAATGCTCCTGAAACTGCTTTCACCCTTCCCGGAGAGTTCTTTCGCCAGACAAGCGTGGATGATGGCGTCATGTTCGGATTCCACCGGATGAACGCCTTTACCGGTATGGATAAGCTCGACAGCTTCCACTTCCACGACCTGGAAAAGAATGCTACCCCGGAGCGAATCCGGAACTATCAACAGCAATACCTGGCCCATCTCCAGGCTCTTATCCCCGCATGTAAGGTGCAGATAGCCGTCTAA
- a CDS encoding RagB/SusD family nutrient uptake outer membrane protein, producing MVSKIINNICCKIVALFLMSVLLGCNKILDEKPLKSLSVPESIEDLQALLNFRLQMNNQSPELLELITDNYYTTTTFWQAANMDERLNYIWAGNATSASSWNALYQKPIYYSNIVLDQIGKIVINNSDRIQGDYIRGTALFYRAFAFYQLAQLYCKPFSATSNSDLGIVLRLNSNINDKSKRSTVKETYDQIVRDFTEASELLPENVQFPSQPSRAAAYGALARTYLCMGDYNNAKNFADKCLKEVSVILDYNIILDGDAPFGHFNDETIFYNYCEPYSYLLYGSRGKIDSTLYHSYHDNDLRKQLFFKENPDGTYRFKGAYDGDYYSNLIFDGLTTAEMLLIRSECFAREGDKDAALTDLNMLLRKRWKNNGSWNEITAANADDAKSKILDERRKELVYRGLRWTDIRRLNVEGANIALKRIIGGVEYILAPGDPRWVLLIPQDVIIHSGIAQNQR from the coding sequence ATGGTTAGTAAAATAATAAATAATATTTGTTGTAAAATAGTTGCACTTTTTTTAATGAGTGTGTTGTTGGGATGCAATAAAATACTTGATGAAAAGCCATTAAAGTCTTTGTCCGTTCCAGAATCAATTGAAGATTTGCAAGCATTGTTAAATTTTAGACTACAGATGAATAATCAAAGTCCGGAATTACTGGAGCTAATAACAGATAACTATTATACTACTACAACCTTCTGGCAAGCTGCGAATATGGATGAACGACTTAATTATATTTGGGCAGGAAATGCAACTTCTGCGTCCAGTTGGAATGCCCTTTATCAGAAGCCAATCTATTATTCTAACATTGTACTTGATCAAATTGGGAAAATTGTTATAAATAATTCAGATAGGATACAAGGAGATTACATTAGAGGAACTGCGCTTTTTTATCGAGCATTTGCATTTTATCAACTGGCTCAGCTTTATTGTAAACCCTTTTCAGCTACTTCCAATTCAGATCTAGGAATCGTACTTCGATTAAATTCTAATATAAATGATAAATCTAAACGCTCAACAGTAAAGGAAACATATGATCAAATAGTTCGTGATTTTACTGAGGCGAGTGAATTGTTACCTGAAAATGTACAATTTCCGAGCCAACCATCTCGGGCTGCAGCCTATGGTGCCTTAGCTAGAACTTATTTATGTATGGGTGATTACAACAATGCTAAGAATTTTGCAGATAAATGTTTGAAAGAGGTTAGTGTCATTTTAGATTATAATATTATTTTAGATGGAGATGCGCCATTTGGTCATTTTAACGATGAAACAATTTTTTATAATTATTGTGAGCCATACTCATACCTTCTATACGGATCAAGAGGGAAAATAGACAGCACTCTTTACCATTCATACCATGATAATGATTTAAGGAAACAGTTGTTTTTTAAAGAAAATCCTGACGGCACCTATCGATTTAAGGGTGCTTATGATGGTGATTACTATTCAAATTTAATTTTTGACGGGTTGACTACGGCTGAGATGCTTCTTATTCGATCTGAATGCTTTGCTCGTGAGGGAGATAAAGATGCTGCTTTAACTGACTTAAATATGCTCCTAAGGAAAAGATGGAAGAATAACGGATCTTGGAATGAGATAACTGCGGCTAATGCTGATGATGCCAAAAGTAAAATACTTGATGAAAGAAGAAAAGAGCTTGTCTATCGCGGATTGAGATGGACAGATATTAGAAGATTGAATGTTGAAGGGGCGAATATTGCATTAAAGAGAATAATTGGTGGAGTTGAATATATTCTTGCTCCCGGAGATCCTCGTTGGGTACTGCTTATTCCACAGGACGTTATTATACATTCAGGTATTGCGCAAAATCAACGTTAA
- a CDS encoding Crp/Fnr family transcriptional regulator, giving the protein MEYASFLRQHIEDIVPLTDAEFENVLTYFKPRQVARKEYLVRSGQKVSAEFLVVEGLLKASLYDESGKEHIIQFAMEGWWISDYPAYAVNRSGEIDVQALEPCSVLILSKADKEAMCEAIPKMFKFHGRKAFGGYVALQKRVLSMMKNSAKEKYELLLNQYPSLFQRVSKTMIAHYLGLSRETLSRLEKNA; this is encoded by the coding sequence ATGGAATATGCTTCTTTTTTACGCCAACATATAGAAGATATCGTGCCGCTCACAGATGCTGAGTTTGAAAACGTCCTGACCTATTTCAAACCCCGGCAGGTAGCCAGGAAGGAATACCTGGTCCGCAGCGGTCAGAAGGTGAGTGCCGAGTTCCTGGTGGTGGAAGGCCTGCTCAAGGCTTCCCTCTACGATGAATCCGGTAAAGAACATATCATCCAGTTTGCCATGGAAGGCTGGTGGATATCAGACTACCCGGCCTATGCTGTCAATCGCTCCGGGGAAATAGATGTCCAGGCCCTGGAACCCTGCTCCGTGCTTATCCTTAGCAAGGCCGACAAAGAAGCCATGTGCGAAGCCATTCCAAAAATGTTCAAATTCCATGGCCGTAAAGCTTTTGGTGGTTATGTGGCCCTGCAGAAAAGAGTTCTTTCCATGATGAAGAACTCGGCCAAAGAAAAATATGAGCTGCTGCTGAACCAATATCCCAGCCTCTTTCAACGGGTATCCAAAACCATGATCGCGCATTACCTGGGGCTGTCAAGAGAGACACTGAGCCGGCTGGAAAAGAACGCCTGA